Proteins from a single region of Festucalex cinctus isolate MCC-2025b chromosome 19, RoL_Fcin_1.0, whole genome shotgun sequence:
- the mcm3ap gene encoding germinal-center associated nuclear protein isoform X2 has product MNPSNPFGSPQGGGFQATSNTNTNLFQSFGQQTPSSLPQNVNIFQSSAFGLPSASKLSGTTMFGQSPSFGQQSSQSSALPSLTPAFSQPTVGASNSGFGSSTGPVFGSVTGSSQSSAFGQTPAFGQQSAFGQVTSFGRSSGFGQKLPSFGQQATGFGNTQPVSGATASLAPPKQIAFGQSAFVQPHITTAASSAFGAAQTQSRGFGSGFNFKPASEVLFKPIYSGSPEAANPQTTSLSSLPFGSTTEKTSSSTAGSSSTITGFSGSLGFNFSQPTAAPSLPVQNNPLTTVNNSGLQFTFSQPAAHTSSNTNAPITQPKTPSTFSFSPKTLQPQTPQLFGGTGIVQPSAFSDNKCKAEPTLDNKTTQEGDTNVFAQFRKGVKRKEEPAASVSGVVPEAIAEDNVTETVSPRQAPKRALVRSRPPAGLFSRALSGLRKAAAHEVRQEPKEPLQVKPQREELLSEHPQVLHEHLSATTSAVQTLSPEGPEKAQQSDSAYPQPLMAQTKTPTRTGARSDSLDSLSGTSPTDCTAIQCRNLPPALNKREIILKHFSRFGKVCKVICRPPKNMAFVHFNNHASAAKAKKKGKVLHQQELLLLWQRKKQSPGDKSRRPDARKEMDAVKNQDDANFKASSSPLKRSVLGSTFNRSSPAKKPPPLMSIPLLIDPELQKEKVIATQSANCLVPLIGVVAETSEDRYRLLEQRDKLLRQGRPKSLDMDLSKVFVGTCPDMCPEKERYMRETRNQLSIYEVLPNTEMVDHAAAIKEYSRSSADQEEPLPHELRPLPVLSMTMDYLVTHIMDQGHDNLRDWYDFVWNRTRGIRKDITQQRLCCPHTVSLIEKCTRFHLHCAHHLCEEPMSVFDVKINNENLTKCLQSLKEMYQDLKDRQIYCPREAEFRQYSVLLKLNDGDILREVQQFHDEVRNSPEVHFAVQAFAALNSNNFVRFFKLVKKASYLASCLLHRYFNQVRAKALKTLNVAHTVGPRSTAFPTDDIVRMLMFCSAKEATDFIQQYSLNVGEGVVDLSRIAYQEPEFLSQKKSQLIQAKKTALTGEVVNGGPLPNAPQHKPVCTFDSHNKYRGEGPLAEPAPNPFKAIAAKMEVKAPPSVQLQTQVLPARYPDIPNVFGLRPAVPEKSSDPFQSSTVQAKAPQLLQPLLQPPPAKAPSPAPPPQPVFSDEDIMAEVDSLIDEMVETSAREVAANGASYVTTALVESSVQTESVLNEVLGELLQELSSTEIQLEQERVAEEKRKIEEARQKQEHKDFLAKFRLSLFTEIMREVLNESIKETANTVFQQAVDERARRVAKSSLEVCTSLIEETLTADIALLVEEILDAALRRARKYIKRWRDVVAVRRQLKRQMRGFPAAPCFVDPRFKLKALAPSAPFEQSIEDLTRGMVNLGNAGRLSISSTRVFKMRHLAVHQMRVQHYYRKLLDELVWAPLDMPALVMEHLHNPPDRIFWKAILLLPSDHESVASLADRILSDWLEAKFAGSQGWKLMEEERDGALQTLQLSNTIRENGHRNHKVHISIKVSRGPLTADGLSKMEECSELQGAGALIMLLPALPFSEADRDEQDVPLLSALLQLKQLQQASTWHCPLPLVVLVPGPERDTCSTHKLEEELMLPMLVKDGLISEYTLLFIAETTNDTQGSKQLSCAIRWLLPRAPPHIPLSCHTLMQLVETSLSCEFGRRVSAHCRERAAAGLPPQDPAPVVQLYNAVISHVAAKVSSEELSEISWPPGEFCLPDNAKFVPHLGWNTGPHLAWLREAVLSLKLPQWRQLSTSDTWSELCAAIHRYVDQIQATRSGQPLITSRLENLLERVRLKGRHGRSMNLWEETCVACSRVPWVDVIVICIEHKLKDWQLPGPPVCQDAMTEDGEILVYYLSESLKGFQPPEEWIKAVRMTHREKQRDDKGTSSPTCTTPHNLTIKQNLFPSVLEPLEAQEAPLDISHTPTAVEVLSHKVFQTLEEEKAETKRGSHPKGIKKVKSKS; this is encoded by the exons ATGAATCCATCTAACCCATTTGGGAGCCCACAAGGTGGAGGTTTCCAAGCGACGAGCAACACTAACACTAATTTATTCCAGTCATTTGGACAGCAAACCCCCAGCAGTCTGCctcagaatgtcaacatttttcagtcatcagCTTTTGGTCTACCATCGGCCTCAAAACTTTCCGGGACTACTATGTTTGGACAGAGCCCTTCATTTGGGCAACAATCGTCACAAAGCTCAGCGCTCCCCAGCCTGACTCCAGCTTTTAGCCAGCCTACGGTGGGAGCAAGCAACTCTGGCTTTGGGAGCAGTACTGGACCAGTTTTTGGATCTGTTACTGGATCAAGCCAGAGTTCAGCTTTTGGACAGACACCTGCATTTGGACAGCAGTCGGCGTTTGGTCAAGTCACAAGTTTTGGACGGTCTTCAGGTTTTGGACAAAAGCTCCCAAGCTTTGGCCAGCAGGCCACAGGATTTGGAAACACCCAACCAGTCTCTGGCGCTACAGCTTCATTAGCGCCCCCTAAGCAGATAGCTTTTGGACAGTCTGCATTTGTCCAACCACATATTACTACGGCAGCAAGTAGTGCGTTTGGTGCCGCTCAGACGCAGAGCAGAGGATTTGGATCTGGATTCAATTTCAAGCCAGCCAGTGAAGTACTTTTCAAACCCATCTATAGTGGCAGTCCTGAAGCCGCTAACCCTCAAACTACGTCACTGTCCAGCTTACCTTTTGGCAGCACCACGGAAAAGACAAGTTCCAGCACCGCTGGTAGTAGCAGCACCATCACTGGCTTCTCTGGGTCTCTGGGCTTCAATTTCTCTCAACCCACTGCTGCTCCATCCCTTCCAGTCCAAAACAACCCTTTAACAACCGTCAATAACAGCGGTCTGCAGTTCACCTTTTCCCAGCCTGCTGCACACACTAGTTCCAACACCAATGCACCCATCACCCAGCCTAAAACACCATCCACTTTTAGTTTTTCACCCAAAACCCTCCAACCCCAGACGCCACAACTTTTCGGAGGAACTGGTATCGTTCAACCCTCCGCTTTCAGCGACAATAAATGTAAAGCAGAGCCaactttggacaataaaacgaCTCAGGAAGGTGACACAaacgtatttgcacaatttagaaAAGGTGTGAAACGTAAAGAAGAGCCAGCAGCAAGTGTGTCCGGCGTCGTGCCAGAAGCTATTGCAGAGGACAACGTAACAGAAACGGTGTCACCGAGACAGGCCCCAAAAAGGGCTCTGGTGAGGTCTCGTCCCCCTGCAGGGCTGTTCAGCAGAGCGCTAAGTGGACTGCGAAAAGCTGCGGCCCATGAAGTTAGACAGGAGCCAAAAGAACCTCTGCAAGTGAAACCACAGCGAGAGGAGTTGTTGAGCGAACATCCACAGGTACTGCATGAACACCTGAGTGCAACCACATCTGCGGTCCAAACTCTCAGTCCCGAGGGACCGGAAAAGGCTCAACAGTCAG ATTCAGCATACCCCCAACCACTGATGGCCCAAACCAAGACGCCGACAAGAACCGGCGCGCGGAGCGACAGCTTGGACAGCCTCAGCGGGACGTCCCCCACTGACTGCACTGCCATCCAGTGCAGGAATCTGCCCCCGGCCCTCAACAAAAGGGAAATCATTCTGAAGCATTTTTCTCGCTTCGGCAAAGTCTGCAAGGTCATCTGCCGGCCTCCGAAGAACATGGCCTTCGTGCATTTCAACAACCAC GCGTCCGCCGCAAAGGCAAAGAAGAAAGGGAAAGTCTTGCATCAGCAGGAACTCCTCCTTTTGTGGCAGCGAAAGAAGCAAA GTCCAGGTGATAAAAGCAGAAGACCTGACGCCAGGAAAGAGATGGATGCGGTAAAAAACCAGGACGATGCAAATTTCAAGGCTTCGTCGTCGCCTCTAAAGCGATCTGTACTCGGCAGCACCTTCAACCGCAG CTCACCAGCGAAGAAGCCGCCGCCGCTGATGTCCATACCTCTCCTGATAGACCCAGAACTTCAGAAGGAGAAGGTCATAGCAACTCAAAGCGCCAATTGTCTCGTCCCCCTCATCGGCGTTGTGGCTGAGACGTCAGAGGACAGGTATCGACTTCTGGAGCAGAGGGACAAACTTCTACGGCAAG GTCGacccaaaagtttggacatggACCTCTCGAAGGTTTTCGTCGGAACGTGTCCAGACATGTGTCCAGAGAAGGAGAGATACATGAGAGAAACAAGAAATCAGCTCAGCATTTATGAAGTCCTCCCTAACACAGAGATG GTGGATCACGCAGCGGCCATCAAAGAGTACAGTCGTTCGTCAGCTGACCAGGAAGAGCCCCTCCCTCATGAGTTACGCCCCTTGCCAGTACTCAGCATGACCATGGACTATCTGGTCACTCACATCATGGATCAGGGTCATGACAACTTACGGGATTGGTACGATTTTGTCTGGAACAGGACCCGGGGGATCCGAAAG GACATCACCCAGCAGCGTCTGTGCTGCCCACACACGGTCTCACTCATCGAGAAGTGCACACGCTTCCACTTGCACTGTGCCCACCATCTGTGCGAAGAGCCAATGTCCGTTTTTGACGTCAAGATCAACAACGAGAACTTGACCAAGTGCCTGCAGAGCCTGAAAGAAATGTACCAGGACCTGAAAGACCGTCAGATCTACTGCCCCCGCGAGGCCGAGTTCCGCCAGTACAGCGTCCTGCTGAAGCTCAATGATGGGGACATCCTACG TGAGGTCCAGCAGTTCCACGATGAAGTGCGCAACTCCCCCGAAGTGCATTTTGCAGTGCAGGCATTTGCCGCACTGAACAGCAACAACTTTGTGCGTTTCTTCAAGTTGGTGAAAAAAGCATCTTACCTGGCTAGTTGCCTCCTCCACAGATATTTCAATCAg GTCAGAGCCAAAGCATTAAAAACCCTGAACGTCGCTCACACCGTGGGCCCACGCTCAACTGCTTTCCCAACGGACGACATCGTTCGGATGTTGATGTTCTGCAGTGCGAAAGAAGCCACCGACTTCATCCAGCAGTACAGCCTCAACGTCGGCGAGGG CGTGGTCGATTTGAGTCGGATCGCCTATCAGGAACCGGAGTTTCTATCCCAGAAGAAGTCGCAGCTCATTCAAGCGAAAAAAACGGCGCTCACTGGGGAAGTTGTGAATGGAGGCCCCCTCCCCAATGCTCCTCAGCATAAACCCGTCTGCACCTTTGACTCCCACAACAAGTACAGAGGAGAAGGCCCTCTGGCTGAGCCGGCACCCAATCCATTTAAAG caattgcAGCCAAAATGGAGGTTAAGGCCCCGCCCAGCGTCCAGTTGCAAACACAGGTTTTGCCAGCCAGGTATCCTGACATCCCCAATGTTTTTGGTCTGAGACCGGCCGTTCCAGAAAAATCCAGCGATCCCTTTCAAAGTTCAACCGTCCAAGCCAAAGCCCCGCAACTGCTCCAACCTCTGCTGCAGCCTCCACCCGCCAAAGCGCCGTCACCTGCGCCGCCACCTCAGCCAGTGTTCAGCGATGag GACATTATGGCTGAAGTGGACAGTTTGATTGATGAAATGGTGGAGACATCTGCCAGAGAGGTCGCTGCTAATGGAGCCAGTTACGTCACAACAGCTCTTGT CGAGAGCAGTGTCCAGACAGAATCCGTCCTAAATGAGGTTTTAGGAGAACTGCTCCAAGAATTGTCTTCTACCGAGATCCAGCTCGAACAAGAGCGTGTCGCTGAAGAGAAACGCAAGATCGAGGAAGCAAG GCAAAAACAGGAGCACAAAGACTTTTTGGCCAAGTTCAGATTGTCTTTGTTCACAGAGATCATGCGGGAAGTGTTAAATGAGAGTATCAAGGAGACTGCCAATACAGTTTTCCA GCAAGCAGTGGACGAGAGAGCACGTCGTGTTGCTAAATCTTCTCTGGAGGTCTGCACTAGTCTAATTGAGGAAACGTTGACGGCAGACATCGCTCTGCTGGTGGAAGAAATCCTCGATGCTGCGTTGCGGCGTGCTCGCAAGTACATCAAaag GTGGCGTGACGTGGTCGCAGTGCGCCGGCAGCTGAAGCGACAGATGCGAGGCTTCCCGGCGGCTCCTTGCTTCGTGGACCCTCGCTTCAAATTGAAGGCGCTGGCTCCGAGCGCGCCGTTCGAGCAGTCCATAGAGGATCTGACTCGTGGGATGGTCAACTTGGGAAATGCGGGAAGGTTATCGATTTCCAGCACCAG ggtgttCAAAATGAGACATTTGGCTGTACACCAAATGAGAGTCCAGCACTACTATCGGAAACTTCTGGA CGAGTTAGTGTGGGCGCCACTCGACATGCCAGCACTGGTGATGGAACATCTCCATAACCCACCTGATAGAATCTTCTGGAAAGCCATTTTGTTGCTACCCAGTGATCACGAGAGTGTAGCCAGCCTGGCAGACAG GATTCTGTCCGATTGGCTCGAAGCGAAATTTGCCGGCAGCCAAGGTTGGAAGTTGATGGAGGAAGAGCGCGATGGCGCCCTGCAGACTCTCCAGCTGTCCAACACAATCAGAGAGAACGGACATCGTAACCATAAAGTTCATATCAGCATCAAA GTGTCCAGAGGTCCGCTGACCGCCGACGGCTTATCCAAAATGGAGGAGTGCAGTGAGCTGCAGGGGGCGGGCGCGCTCATCATGTTGCTTCCCGCGCTGCCCTTCTCGGAGGCCGATCGCGACGAGCAGGACGTCCCTCTTCTTTCGGCCCTGCTTCAGCTCAAACAGTTGCAGCAAGCCAGCACCTGGCACTGCCCGCTGCCGCTGGTGGTTCTGGTGCCCGGGCCGGAGCGCGACACCTGCAGCACACACAAACTTGAAGAAG AATTGATGCTGCCTATGCTTGTAAAGGACGGCCTAATATCAGAGTACACGTTGTTATTCATAGCGGAAACCACAAATGATACGCAGGGATCCAAACAG cTGAGCTGCGCCATACGTTGGCTTCTGCCCCGCGCACCTCCGCACATCCCACTCTCCTGCCACACTTTGATGCAGCTTGTCGAAACCAGCTTGAGTTGTGAGTTCGGTCGCCGGGTGTCCGCTCACTGCCGGGagcgcgccgccgccggcctccCGCCGCAGGATCCCGCTCCCGTCGTCCAGCTGTACAACGCTGTCATCAGCCACGTTGCCGCTAAAGTGTCGTCGGAGGAGCTGTCAGAAATCTCGTGGCCGCCCGGAGAGTTCTGTCTGCCTGATAACGCCAAGTTTGTTCCGCATCTGGGATGGAACACCGGCCCGCACTTGGCCTGGCTGCGTGAAGCCGTCCTCAGCTTGAAGCTACCACAATGGAGGCAACTTTCAACTTCTG ATACCTGGTCTGAGCTGTGCGCAGCCATCCATCGCTACGTTGATCAGATCCAGGCGACGCGCAGCGGTCAACCCCTCATCACGTCGCGTCTGGAAAATCTTCTGGAGCGCGTCAGACTCAAAGGCCGCCACGGGAGAAGCATGAATTTGTGGGAGGAAACATGCGTCGCCTGCAGTCGGGTCCCTTGGGTTGACGTGATCGTCATCTGCATTGAGCACAAACTGAAAGACTGGCAGCTCCCTGGACCACCTGTCTGTCAAG ATGCTATGACGGAAGATGGCGAGATTCTGGTTTACTATCTCAGCGAGTCATTAAAGGGCTTCCAACCACCTGAGGAATGGATCAAGGCCGTCAGAATGACCCACAGGGAGAAACAGAGAGATGACAAAGG GACAAGTTCACCTACCTGCACGACACCTCACAACCTGACAATCAAGCAGAATTTGTTCCCAAGTGTGCTGGAGCCGCTGGAGGCCCAGGAAGCCCCTCTGGACATCTCCCATACGCCCACAGCAGTAGAGGTGCTCAGCCACAAGGTGTTCCAGACTTTAGAGGAAGAGAAGGCTGAAACGAAAAG agggagccatcccaaagggatcaagaaagtcaagtctaagtcttaa